GATACATGGGTGGAATAGTTTTACTAACTGGATTGCAGTTTATACTGCAAGCTCATTAGGAATCCCGGTGTTACTTCGTAGTGAAACTAATTTACTCCCTAAATTACCACAATTTAAAAAAACTATAAAAAAAATAATACTAAAGAACTTTTTTAATAAGGTTTCTAGCTTCTTAGCAATAGGAAAATATAATACTGAGTTTTATGAATCTTATGAAATTCCAAGAGAAAAAATATTTCTTGTGCCATATTCTGTAGATAATGAGTTTTTTGTTTCAAAAGCTAAAGAACTCCAATTTAAAAAAATTGAACTAAGAAAAAAATATAACCTGCCACTTGGTGTTCCTGTAATTTTATTTTCAGGTAAATTAATAGATAGAAAAAATCCAATGGGTTTACTTAAAGCATATGAAGGTATATCAACAAAGAATAATTCAGCCTTAGTTTTTATAGGCGATGGTTGCCTAAAAAGCAAACTTAAAGACTTTACTAGAAAATATAATATTAAAAATGTATATTTTCTAGGTTTTAAGAATCAAACAGAGCTGCCAGAATTTTATGCTTTAGCAGATATTTTTGTTTTACCTTCAGAACATGAGCCATGGGGACTAGTTGTCAATGAGGCAATGTGTTTTAAACTACCTGTTGTTGTAAGTAATCAGGTAGGAGCTATAGGTGACTTAGTTAAAGATGGTATAAATGGGTTTATTTATCCTTGTAGAAATACTCCAGAATTATTAAAAAAGTTAAATTTGTTGGTTTCTAATAGTGATCTTAGAGAAAAATTTGGACAAGAGTCTTATAACATTATTAAAAACTGGTCTTATGAAGAAGGAGTAAAAGGGATTTTAAGTTGCATGGGATTTATTAATGAAAGATTTTAGTAAAGTACAAATAGAACAAGTAAAAGATTTTTGGGATGAAAGTCCCTGCAATATTCACCATTCAAAAGAAGAAATCGGAACAAAAAAATATTTTGATGAAGTTGAATTTAGGAAATATTTTGTTGAACCACACATACTTAAATTTGCTGAATTTGAAAGATGGAGAGGAAAAAAGGTCCTTGAAATTGGCTGTGGAATTGGCACTGATACTGTTAGCTTTGCACGTAATGGTGCAAGGGTAACTGTTGTTGAACTTTCTAGTAAATCTATTGATATAGCAAAGATGCGTGCTAAGACCTATGGTTTGGAAAATAAAATTCAATTTTACTCGGGTGATGCTGAAAAGCTAAGTAGTTTTTTACCAAATGAGAAGTTTGATTTAGTTTACTCATTTGGAGTAATACATCATACCCCACACCCAGAAAATGTAATAAAAGAAATAAAAAGCTTTGTTCACAGTAAAAGCATTATAAAAATTATGGTTTATAACCGGTTTTCATGGAAAGCATTGTGGATATTTTTAAAATATGGGAAAGGAATTAACTTTAATTTTAAAAAGTTAATTGCAAGTCACTCTGAAGCTCAGGAAGATTGTCCTGTTACCTATACTTATACAAAAGGTGAAATAAAGAAAATGTTAGAAAGCTTTAATTTTAAGGTAGTTGATATAAAAATAGAACATATTTTTCCTTATAACATCTCTGATTATGTGAACTATAAATATACTAAAGTTTGGTATTTTAGGATTTTACCTGATTGGTTATTTAAGTTTTTAGAAAAAAAATTGGGTTGGCATTTGTGTGTTACTGCAGTTCCAAATGAAAAATAAAAAGCTAAAAATATCGATATTTGGTCTTGGTAAGCTTGGAGTACCTTTTGTTGCAAGTTTTATATCAAAAGGTTTTAAGGTTATTGGAGTAGATCTAGACAAAAGTAAGGTAACTAATTTAAAAAAACTAAAATCACCTGTTTATGAGCCTGGTGTTCAAAAATTACTAAATAAATATGGAAAAAATCTTATAGTTACACGAGATGGAATAAAAGCAGTCAAAGAGACAGATGTAACATTTGTTATAGTAGCTACTCCAAGTGAAAGCAGTGGTAATTTTTCAAATAAGTATGTTTTAGATACATGTAAGAAAATTGCTGTAGG
The nucleotide sequence above comes from Candidatus Melainabacteria bacterium. Encoded proteins:
- a CDS encoding glycosyltransferase family 4 protein, with the translated sequence MPLNQNSSKYKIAALLSHPIQYQAPFFKTISKCHQINLKVFFCSGWGLEEYKDEGFGQSFKWNIPLLEGYKSEFLKNISPCPNVSNFFGLVNPDIIKKIKEEKYDALWIHGWNSFTNWIAVYTASSLGIPVLLRSETNLLPKLPQFKKTIKKIILKNFFNKVSSFLAIGKYNTEFYESYEIPREKIFLVPYSVDNEFFVSKAKELQFKKIELRKKYNLPLGVPVILFSGKLIDRKNPMGLLKAYEGISTKNNSALVFIGDGCLKSKLKDFTRKYNIKNVYFLGFKNQTELPEFYALADIFVLPSEHEPWGLVVNEAMCFKLPVVVSNQVGAIGDLVKDGINGFIYPCRNTPELLKKLNLLVSNSDLREKFGQESYNIIKNWSYEEGVKGILSCMGFINERF
- a CDS encoding class I SAM-dependent methyltransferase, which gives rise to MKDFSKVQIEQVKDFWDESPCNIHHSKEEIGTKKYFDEVEFRKYFVEPHILKFAEFERWRGKKVLEIGCGIGTDTVSFARNGARVTVVELSSKSIDIAKMRAKTYGLENKIQFYSGDAEKLSSFLPNEKFDLVYSFGVIHHTPHPENVIKEIKSFVHSKSIIKIMVYNRFSWKALWIFLKYGKGINFNFKKLIASHSEAQEDCPVTYTYTKGEIKKMLESFNFKVVDIKIEHIFPYNISDYVNYKYTKVWYFRILPDWLFKFLEKKLGWHLCVTAVPNEK